One genomic region from Melioribacteraceae bacterium encodes:
- the gatB gene encoding Asp-tRNA(Asn)/Glu-tRNA(Gln) amidotransferase subunit GatB, whose protein sequence is MNNNYEAVIGLEVHAQLSTETKIFCGCSTKFGAEPNSNVCPVCLGHPGVLPVMNKKVVEYTVLMGLATGCRINERSVFARKNYFYPDLPKGYQISQYEEPICENGKVEIEFKDGSKKTIGVTRIHMEEDAGKSIHDQSGSTLIDLNRCGTPLIEIVSEPDLRSPEEAYLYLSKLRQVVTYLGICDGNMEQGSLRCDANVSVRLKGASAFGTKTEVKNMNSFRNVERAIAFEIERQIDLIEEGKEVVQETLLWDADTNSAYPMRSKEEAHDYRYFPDPDLLSIVVDGKWRNEIEKRLPELPDIRRDRFISQYQLPQYDSEILTFSRQMADYYEQVVAVTGDFKSASNWVMTDVLKIVNDQKINIEDFPVKPLNLGKMLKMIEDKTISGKIAKEIFPEMIKSGKDPEEIVKEKGLVQISDTSEIEKAVEKVIAANPKDVEEFISGKEKVLGFLVGQVMKETKGKANPQILNKILRDKLKNK, encoded by the coding sequence ATGAATAACAATTATGAAGCGGTTATAGGACTCGAAGTTCACGCCCAGCTTTCAACAGAAACCAAGATATTCTGCGGATGTTCTACTAAATTCGGTGCTGAACCCAACTCAAACGTCTGCCCTGTATGTCTTGGCCATCCGGGTGTGTTACCGGTAATGAATAAAAAAGTAGTCGAATATACGGTCCTGATGGGACTAGCTACAGGATGCAGAATAAACGAACGGTCCGTCTTCGCCCGAAAAAATTACTTTTACCCGGATCTTCCCAAAGGATATCAGATTTCGCAATACGAGGAACCGATATGTGAGAACGGCAAAGTAGAAATTGAATTTAAGGACGGTTCGAAAAAAACGATCGGAGTTACCAGGATTCATATGGAGGAGGATGCGGGCAAATCTATACACGACCAGAGCGGTTCAACTTTAATTGACCTTAACAGGTGCGGCACACCGCTTATAGAAATAGTAAGCGAACCGGATCTGCGCTCACCGGAAGAAGCTTACTTGTATCTGTCGAAACTTAGACAGGTCGTTACCTATTTGGGAATTTGCGACGGGAATATGGAACAGGGTTCGCTGAGGTGCGATGCAAATGTTTCTGTAAGATTGAAAGGAGCTTCGGCTTTCGGTACAAAGACAGAAGTGAAGAATATGAATTCTTTCAGGAATGTAGAGCGTGCAATCGCATTCGAAATTGAAAGGCAGATTGACCTGATTGAAGAAGGAAAAGAAGTTGTACAGGAAACACTGCTTTGGGACGCTGATACAAACAGCGCTTACCCGATGCGAAGCAAAGAAGAGGCACATGATTACCGTTATTTCCCCGACCCGGATCTGCTTTCGATAGTTGTTGACGGCAAATGGAGAAATGAAATTGAGAAGCGATTACCGGAATTACCAGATATAAGAAGGGACAGATTTATATCACAGTATCAGCTGCCGCAATACGATTCGGAGATACTTACATTTTCACGTCAGATGGCGGATTATTATGAACAGGTTGTTGCAGTTACCGGTGATTTCAAATCTGCAAGCAACTGGGTAATGACAGATGTACTGAAAATAGTGAATGACCAGAAAATTAATATTGAAGATTTTCCTGTAAAGCCATTGAACCTCGGGAAGATGTTAAAGATGATAGAAGATAAAACAATCAGCGGAAAAATTGCAAAAGAAATCTTCCCGGAGATGATAAAATCAGGTAAGGATCCGGAAGAGATTGTTAAAGAGAAAGGATTGGTTCAGATAAGTGATACTTCTGAAATTGAAAAAGCTGTTGAGAAAGTTATTGCGGCAAATCCGAAAGATGTGGAGGAATTTATTTCAGGTAAGGAAAAAGTACTAGGATTCCTTGTCGGACAGGTAATGAAAGAAACCAAAGGGAAAGCGAATCCGCAGATTCTAAATAAGATTCTGCGGGATAAGCTGAAGAATAAATAA
- a CDS encoding SDR family oxidoreductase: protein MKIFITGGSGLIGQYLNRELAGNHQILTQYNLNPGNCSQFNSIKLDIRDHNKLEEAVSGFKPDIIIHAAAISSPEKADSLPADLVYDINVNSTQSLAEICSRINAGLFYFSTDLVYAGYRGSNLKEDAKLIPVSLYAETKLMGEVKIKETFDNYLILRESLIIGFGLNHSLNNFHRMYQNLKSGKPVKLFTDQFRSPLALKESAAMINRLIEKNIKCEIVNFAGPERVSRYELGEILCEETGIDKNLLIKTTMEEEGILYKVADVSLNTDKLRSFGIEPKNLRQSIREMF, encoded by the coding sequence ATGAAAATATTTATTACGGGTGGCAGCGGTTTGATCGGACAGTATCTTAATCGCGAGCTGGCCGGAAACCACCAAATCCTTACTCAATACAATCTTAATCCTGGAAATTGCAGTCAATTTAATTCTATAAAACTTGACATCAGGGACCATAATAAACTGGAAGAAGCAGTATCCGGTTTCAAACCGGATATTATCATTCATGCCGCTGCAATATCGAGTCCTGAAAAAGCAGATTCATTACCGGCTGATCTGGTCTATGATATAAACGTTAATTCAACCCAATCTCTTGCGGAAATCTGTTCAAGGATAAATGCCGGATTGTTTTATTTTTCAACCGATCTTGTCTATGCCGGCTATAGAGGCTCTAATCTTAAGGAGGATGCCAAACTTATTCCGGTATCCCTCTATGCGGAAACAAAGTTAATGGGGGAGGTAAAAATCAAAGAGACGTTCGATAATTATTTGATTTTGCGTGAATCACTAATCATTGGATTCGGACTAAATCATTCACTCAATAATTTCCACAGGATGTACCAAAACTTGAAATCCGGGAAACCGGTTAAATTATTTACTGATCAATTCCGGTCGCCTCTTGCACTCAAAGAATCGGCAGCTATGATTAACCGGCTGATTGAAAAAAATATTAAGTGTGAAATTGTAAATTTTGCGGGGCCCGAAAGAGTTTCAAGGTACGAACTTGGTGAAATCCTGTGTGAGGAAACCGGAATAGATAAAAATCTTTTGATAAAAACAACCATGGAAGAGGAAGGGATACTATATAAGGTTGCGGATGTTTCTCTTAATACCGATAAACTCCGGTCATTCGGCATTGAGCCTAAAAATCTCCGTCAGTCAATTAGAGAAATGTTCTGA
- a CDS encoding deoxyribonuclease IV: MMKHLIGAHTFVSGGPASAVDAADKLGFSAMQIFTKNNNQYFARDLTEDEINIYKEKLKSSGIKFVVSHDSYLINLCAKDPQGLAKSRQAFIKELERCEQLGIPHLNFHPGAHTGQGEEEGLRIIAESLNYAHSKTPGYKTKSMLEVTAGQGTALGYKFEHLRKIIDMVDDSDRMTVCIDTAHIWAAGYNIRDPKEYKKVIKEFDEIIGLDILKCLHMNDSKKELGSRVDRHDHIGKGFIGLEGFANIMNDKMLEKVPKILETPKEKDQKEDVENIQVLLSLVKK; this comes from the coding sequence ATGATGAAACATTTAATAGGCGCACATACATTCGTAAGCGGAGGGCCAGCTTCAGCGGTTGACGCTGCGGACAAACTCGGCTTTTCAGCGATGCAAATCTTCACAAAAAATAATAATCAATACTTTGCCCGCGATCTTACAGAAGATGAAATAAATATTTACAAAGAAAAATTAAAGAGCTCCGGAATTAAGTTTGTTGTATCACACGATTCATATCTTATAAACCTTTGTGCAAAAGACCCTCAGGGGCTTGCAAAATCGCGTCAGGCATTTATTAAAGAGCTTGAAAGATGCGAGCAGCTCGGTATACCGCATCTTAATTTTCACCCCGGAGCTCATACCGGACAGGGCGAGGAGGAAGGTTTAAGAATAATCGCAGAATCTCTTAATTACGCCCATTCCAAAACACCCGGTTACAAAACTAAAAGTATGCTGGAAGTTACCGCCGGACAGGGAACTGCATTAGGATATAAGTTTGAGCATTTAAGAAAAATAATCGATATGGTAGATGATTCCGACCGTATGACTGTCTGCATCGATACTGCACACATCTGGGCAGCCGGATACAATATACGCGACCCTAAAGAATATAAAAAAGTAATAAAGGAATTTGACGAGATAATCGGGCTTGATATTTTAAAGTGCCTTCACATGAACGACAGCAAGAAAGAACTCGGTTCGAGGGTCGACAGGCACGACCATATAGGAAAAGGATTTATCGGACTTGAAGGATTTGCAAATATAATGAATGATAAAATGCTTGAGAAAGTACCTAAGATTCTGGAAACTCCTAAAGAGAAAGATCAGAAAGAGGATGTTGAAAATATTCAGGTTCTTTTGAGTCTTGTAAAGAAATAA
- a CDS encoding DUF1460 domain-containing protein has protein sequence MFKYALKIFIILAAISTLIYSQPVYTQQDIEICNSKFELAVSKNLSEKPVNEIIIEIGKSFLGTEYVPNTLEKGDREELVIHLTGLDCYTFLESALVFARCIKSGKTTFEDYQNELINVRYRDGLKKEYPSRLHYFSDWIYDMNKRGVGKDVTKPIGGVQYKKRIDFMRKHVDSYRQLKENPMFVIEIASFEKKISKRKYFYIPQEKIEKIESKIENGDIIGITTNIEGLDIAHTGIAVRMEDGRIHLMHAPNVGHKVQISEKPLADYIKGNKKQTGIMVLRPL, from the coding sequence ATGTTCAAATATGCTCTGAAAATTTTTATAATCTTAGCAGCCATTTCCACATTGATTTACTCACAGCCGGTCTATACTCAGCAGGACATTGAAATCTGTAATTCAAAATTTGAACTGGCTGTTTCTAAAAATCTGTCTGAAAAACCGGTTAATGAAATAATTATTGAAATAGGAAAAAGTTTTCTAGGAACCGAATATGTCCCTAACACTCTCGAAAAAGGTGATAGGGAGGAACTCGTAATCCACCTTACAGGACTGGATTGTTACACGTTCCTCGAAAGCGCTCTGGTTTTTGCAAGATGCATTAAATCGGGTAAAACTACTTTTGAAGATTATCAGAATGAATTAATAAACGTAAGATACCGTGACGGCCTTAAAAAGGAATATCCCTCACGCCTCCATTATTTTTCCGATTGGATTTACGATATGAATAAAAGAGGGGTTGGAAAGGATGTTACAAAACCGATCGGAGGTGTTCAGTATAAAAAGAGGATCGATTTTATGAGAAAACATGTCGATTCATACAGACAGCTGAAAGAGAATCCAATGTTCGTTATTGAAATTGCCTCGTTTGAAAAGAAGATCAGCAAAAGAAAATATTTTTATATCCCGCAGGAAAAAATTGAAAAAATAGAAAGTAAAATAGAGAACGGCGACATCATCGGCATAACAACTAATATTGAAGGCCTCGATATTGCTCATACGGGAATAGCGGTTAGGATGGAGGACGGAAGAATTCACCTGATGCACGCTCCGAACGTTGGACATAAAGTACAGATCTCTGAAAAACCGCTGGCCGATTATATAAAAGGGAATAAAAAACAGACCGGTATTATGGTCCTGCGTCCTCTCTGA
- the dnaB gene encoding replicative DNA helicase, protein MAKRSSTRKTERDDAILEKLRTASKQPPAAPEVEMSVLGAMLIETEAVPKAIEVLKPESFYEKKNRVIFEAMSSLYEADEPIDTVSIYEELKKSGKVDEAGGAAYLGKLTQDVSSAANVDYHARIVLEKWILRQLITASMDIARNAYEGSEDVFDLLDAAESKIFQISEEGIKESFKSMDKAVKEALELIEAIHSKNISSFSVPSGFFELDELLGGFQKSDLIIIAARPSMGKTAFAMSAARNAAIDHNVPIGIFSLEMSTIQLATRLISAEARINAHNVRTGKFKAEEGAKISRTVHKLSKAPIYIDDTPGISILELRAKARRLKNEKNCGLIIVDYLQLVNPSNSMESREREISSISRSLKALAKELNLPVIALSQLNRAVESRTDKKPMLSDLRESGSIEQDADVVLFLYRPEMYQIQSFGTGDMQGESTEGIAEVIVGKQRNGPTGEAKLRFIKDYARFENLERFRQQLPAGEEPIAALEEPPF, encoded by the coding sequence ATGGCAAAAAGATCCTCTACGCGAAAAACCGAAAGAGACGATGCGATTCTCGAAAAATTAAGAACCGCTTCTAAACAACCGCCAGCAGCGCCTGAAGTGGAAATGTCCGTACTTGGCGCAATGCTTATTGAAACTGAAGCCGTACCTAAAGCTATTGAAGTACTGAAACCGGAGTCCTTCTACGAAAAGAAAAACCGTGTAATCTTCGAAGCGATGAGCTCTCTCTACGAAGCTGATGAACCGATCGACACAGTATCGATTTATGAAGAACTTAAAAAATCCGGTAAAGTCGATGAAGCAGGCGGCGCCGCCTACCTCGGAAAATTAACGCAGGATGTCTCCTCGGCGGCAAATGTAGACTATCACGCGAGAATCGTTCTGGAAAAATGGATTCTCAGGCAATTGATCACGGCTTCAATGGATATTGCGCGCAATGCCTATGAAGGAAGCGAGGATGTGTTCGACCTTCTCGATGCCGCTGAATCAAAAATATTTCAGATCTCCGAAGAGGGGATTAAAGAATCATTCAAGTCGATGGATAAGGCCGTTAAAGAAGCACTGGAACTTATCGAGGCAATTCACTCAAAAAATATTTCCTCTTTCTCAGTACCTTCGGGTTTCTTTGAACTCGATGAACTCCTTGGCGGTTTCCAGAAATCGGATCTCATAATTATTGCTGCCCGTCCTTCGATGGGTAAAACCGCGTTTGCAATGTCCGCAGCCCGCAATGCCGCTATCGATCATAATGTCCCGATCGGTATTTTTAGTCTTGAAATGTCCACTATTCAGCTTGCAACTCGTTTGATCTCAGCCGAAGCGCGTATCAATGCTCATAATGTCAGAACCGGAAAATTCAAAGCCGAGGAAGGAGCTAAAATAAGCCGTACCGTTCATAAACTAAGCAAAGCTCCGATCTATATCGATGATACTCCCGGCATTTCAATCCTGGAATTGAGAGCTAAAGCAAGACGCTTGAAGAATGAAAAGAACTGCGGATTGATAATTGTCGATTATCTTCAGCTTGTAAATCCGTCGAATTCGATGGAAAGCCGTGAACGGGAAATCTCCTCTATTTCAAGATCGCTTAAAGCGCTCGCTAAGGAACTGAACCTGCCTGTAATTGCACTTTCGCAGCTCAACAGAGCAGTTGAATCTCGCACAGATAAAAAACCGATGCTCTCGGATCTTCGTGAATCAGGCTCTATTGAACAGGATGCCGACGTTGTCCTTTTCCTCTACCGGCCGGAAATGTACCAGATTCAATCTTTCGGAACCGGTGATATGCAGGGAGAATCGACAGAAGGTATTGCAGAAGTGATTGTTGGAAAACAAAGAAACGGACCAACTGGTGAGGCCAAACTGAGATTTATTAAAGATTATGCCCGGTTCGAAAATCTTGAGAGATTCCGTCAGCAGCTTCCCGCAGGTGAAGAACCGATTGCTGCTCTCGAAGAGCCGCCGTTTTAA
- a CDS encoding uracil-DNA glycosylase translates to MNKDFQKLLVEALKDQQDIFGDDLFSDSLNTGLVAVDNTVKVTGRIEMELNDNLFTEDFQNSESIDQLYSTIHDCQKCTLGKTRNKFVFGVGNPNAHAMLIGEAPGAEEDAQGEPFVGRAGKLLNDILKAVNLKREEVYIANILKCRPPGNRDPQPLEMETCIPYLHKQIELIKPKIILCLGRVAANGLLNKKLSLGDLRNSVYDFNGVKVMATYHPAALLRNPNWKRGCWEDVQKFKKLYDELLK, encoded by the coding sequence TTGAACAAGGATTTTCAAAAATTACTCGTTGAAGCACTGAAAGATCAGCAGGATATTTTCGGTGATGATCTCTTCTCGGATTCCCTTAATACAGGTCTTGTGGCTGTTGATAACACTGTTAAAGTAACCGGCAGGATTGAAATGGAATTAAACGATAATCTCTTTACGGAGGATTTTCAGAATTCTGAATCCATCGATCAGCTCTATTCGACGATTCACGATTGTCAGAAATGCACTCTCGGTAAAACAAGAAATAAATTTGTATTCGGTGTCGGGAACCCGAATGCACATGCAATGCTTATAGGCGAAGCTCCGGGTGCCGAAGAGGACGCTCAGGGCGAACCGTTCGTCGGTCGTGCCGGGAAATTACTGAATGACATTCTTAAAGCGGTAAACCTGAAAAGAGAGGAAGTTTATATAGCTAATATCCTCAAATGCAGACCCCCGGGAAACAGGGACCCGCAGCCTCTGGAAATGGAAACTTGTATTCCTTATCTTCACAAGCAGATAGAACTGATTAAACCGAAAATTATTCTCTGCCTTGGACGCGTCGCTGCTAACGGATTGCTGAATAAAAAACTCTCTCTCGGCGATCTGCGTAACTCGGTTTACGATTTTAACGGTGTTAAGGTAATGGCAACTTATCACCCGGCTGCTCTCTTGAGAAATCCGAACTGGAAAAGGGGATGCTGGGAGGATGTACAGAAATTCAAAAAACTTTACGATGAACTATTGAAATAA
- the rpoZ gene encoding DNA-directed RNA polymerase subunit omega codes for MIKPMSLTKIKERIPNLYEAVIVSAKRARKLNDDTKLEFNTLLSTVSSGHDDEFEDRENPEQLKLSLEFEKREKPHIKSINELVNDGIEFRYKTDKDK; via the coding sequence ATGATAAAACCGATGAGTCTTACCAAGATAAAGGAAAGAATCCCGAATCTTTACGAAGCCGTTATTGTTTCGGCTAAAAGAGCGCGTAAATTGAACGACGATACTAAACTCGAGTTCAATACACTGTTAAGTACCGTCTCTTCCGGTCACGACGATGAGTTCGAGGATAGAGAAAATCCCGAACAGCTTAAACTCTCTCTTGAATTCGAAAAAAGGGAAAAACCACATATCAAATCCATTAATGAACTGGTTAATGATGGAATCGAATTCAGGTATAAAACGGATAAAGACAAATAA
- the gmk gene encoding guanylate kinase yields the protein MARKAKLFVFSAPSGSGKTTIVRNIMKLFPEFVFSVSATTRKRRNVEKDGVDYYFISEDEFKKKIENDDFAEWEKFYDYYYGTLKKPVDENISNGLSTVFEVDVKGALKIKKVYPFATLIFIAPPSIEELKERLIKRNTESDEDLKKRLERAEMEIGFQNQFDYVVTNINLEQAKKEVKEIIEKELSKEE from the coding sequence GTGGCCAGAAAAGCTAAATTGTTCGTATTTTCCGCCCCGAGCGGTTCAGGTAAAACGACTATCGTCAGAAATATTATGAAATTATTCCCTGAGTTTGTCTTCTCTGTCTCTGCTACTACGAGAAAAAGAAGAAATGTTGAAAAAGACGGTGTCGATTATTATTTCATAAGTGAAGATGAATTTAAAAAGAAAATTGAAAACGATGATTTTGCCGAATGGGAAAAATTTTACGATTACTATTATGGAACACTTAAAAAACCGGTTGATGAGAATATTTCTAATGGTTTATCCACTGTCTTTGAAGTAGATGTAAAAGGTGCGCTTAAAATAAAAAAAGTATATCCGTTCGCAACATTGATCTTTATTGCTCCGCCTAGTATTGAGGAATTGAAAGAACGGCTTATTAAACGGAATACGGAATCGGATGAGGATCTTAAGAAAAGACTGGAAAGAGCTGAAATGGAGATCGGTTTTCAAAATCAGTTCGATTATGTAGTGACTAATATCAATCTTGAACAGGCAAAAAAAGAAGTAAAAGAAATTATAGAAAAAGAATTATCAAAGGAGGAATAG
- a CDS encoding YicC family protein → MISSMTGYGKGYVEENDLSAEAEIKSLNNRYLDLSLRLPKFLAAKEFEIREKVKTRIKRGKIYLAVTVRRGEFEEKFNEVDPASVKLAMKVLKDIRKASGLKNKISFSDLMVFQNLFFKEDEEQAGAEMPLVEKAIDIAIDDMNRMREAEGRELEKDVRKRIKHIEEVVTKIERIKQESLENYFARFKEKANQLVSDLIDNEQRLITELAILSERYDVTEECVRLRSHLKMFIDTLDKSDDAGRRLNFILQEMNREANTINSKALASDISHSGIYIKEEIEKIREQIQNIE, encoded by the coding sequence ATGATTTCAAGTATGACCGGTTATGGTAAAGGTTATGTCGAAGAAAACGACCTTTCCGCTGAGGCCGAGATTAAAAGCCTTAATAACCGTTATCTGGATCTTTCGCTCAGGCTTCCCAAATTTCTTGCTGCTAAGGAATTTGAGATAAGAGAAAAGGTTAAAACACGTATTAAAAGGGGTAAAATCTATCTAGCGGTTACTGTCCGGAGAGGTGAGTTTGAGGAAAAGTTTAATGAGGTCGACCCGGCTTCCGTTAAACTTGCTATGAAAGTTCTTAAGGATATAAGGAAAGCTTCAGGACTGAAAAATAAAATCTCGTTCAGCGACCTGATGGTCTTTCAGAATCTCTTCTTTAAAGAAGACGAAGAACAGGCCGGCGCCGAAATGCCGCTTGTTGAAAAAGCTATTGATATCGCTATCGATGATATGAACAGGATGAGAGAAGCTGAAGGCAGAGAGCTCGAAAAAGATGTCCGCAAAAGAATTAAACATATTGAAGAAGTAGTTACAAAAATTGAGAGGATTAAACAGGAGAGTCTCGAAAATTATTTTGCGAGATTTAAAGAGAAAGCTAATCAGCTTGTTTCGGATCTGATCGATAATGAACAACGCCTCATTACCGAGCTTGCTATCCTTTCAGAACGTTACGATGTTACTGAGGAATGTGTTAGACTCAGAAGTCATCTTAAGATGTTTATCGATACTCTTGATAAATCCGACGATGCCGGTAGAAGACTTAATTTTATTCTTCAGGAAATGAACCGGGAAGCAAATACAATAAATAGTAAAGCTCTTGCTTCGGATATCTCCCATTCGGGCATCTATATTAAGGAAGAAATTGAAAAAATAAGAGAACAAATTCAGAATATTGAGTAG
- a CDS encoding BamA/TamA family outer membrane protein produces the protein MRIKSTYILIFLVSLNLFAQSNGRKELISIEFVGNNSIPYSELSSVILSKETPSGFSQFLHSFSSFGGSSVYFDSLLIPLDLQALKTLYLSRGYFKIKIGHKIETSEDGVSLTYLIDESVPAKFRSFNVSGLKDKIPGEFLDLILDNIKVDTTIIYSDDLLEQRKNFTISYLRDNGFMLASFEQPTVIIDTMINRVDVEIKYNPGRRYIISDIYTARTGPGMDFVEDQLLKDIVGISPGNYYSHYDIQRGQVRLYRTELFNSAIINAVIADTSANRVPLNISADVGMLHELSPEIIINNEDNTFNLGMGLSFTKKNLFGDARKLTLSTSAAAQNISEFLKQPSFNDSTVFGYTDTRLIIEQPFLFGRPINTKFESYFTLQKRKNEYNSTLYGAKLSFDIEMPQFTYLNSLSTYFNIERAEYTYKRDYLIDLLSIYFQRTEEIAGDKELADSLATDFVDADLGGQLISKSTNALLGIVMGANKTDDVFFPTSGYSLSLLIEEANSIPYLFSNIFGSDFERPLYFKLLASASVFLPFYSSNTNSFGLKFKAGQIFNYKGDKADISLNQRFYAGGSNSVRGWSTRQLVPLEPLLNLENPSQEDLEAVLSKGAATGGFFIFEGSIETRNRLFGKFGTALFIDYGNTWNDYREFRPDQIAVAGGFGIRYYSDFAPIRLDFGIKLYDPADKRSISSKQFWKDLVQFHIGIGEAF, from the coding sequence TTGAGAATCAAATCGACCTACATACTGATTTTTCTGGTTTCCCTTAATCTGTTTGCTCAATCAAACGGCCGGAAAGAATTGATATCAATTGAATTTGTCGGGAATAATTCTATACCTTATTCCGAACTTAGCTCAGTCATTTTATCAAAGGAAACTCCATCCGGATTTTCGCAATTTCTCCACAGTTTTTCAAGTTTCGGCGGGTCTTCTGTTTATTTCGACTCTCTGCTAATTCCGCTCGATCTTCAGGCCCTTAAGACTCTCTATCTATCCAGAGGATATTTCAAAATTAAGATCGGTCATAAAATTGAAACAAGTGAAGACGGAGTATCATTAACTTATCTAATTGATGAATCGGTGCCGGCTAAATTCCGTTCATTTAATGTCTCGGGTCTTAAAGATAAAATACCCGGAGAATTTCTCGATTTGATTCTGGATAACATTAAAGTTGATACTACGATTATCTATAGTGATGATCTCCTCGAGCAGAGAAAAAACTTTACAATCTCCTACCTCCGGGATAACGGATTTATGCTCGCTTCATTCGAACAGCCGACTGTAATTATAGACACGATGATCAACAGGGTTGATGTTGAAATCAAGTATAATCCGGGAAGAAGATATATAATAAGTGATATTTATACGGCCAGAACCGGCCCTGGAATGGATTTCGTCGAAGATCAACTTCTCAAGGATATTGTCGGAATTTCTCCGGGAAACTATTACAGTCACTACGACATTCAGCGCGGCCAGGTCAGGCTCTACAGAACAGAGCTTTTCAACTCTGCTATAATCAATGCTGTTATTGCCGATACATCTGCTAACAGGGTACCTTTGAATATTAGTGCGGACGTTGGCATGCTTCACGAGCTATCCCCCGAAATAATTATTAACAACGAGGATAATACGTTTAACCTCGGTATGGGTTTAAGCTTTACTAAGAAAAATCTCTTCGGCGATGCCCGCAAACTTACTCTGAGTACTTCCGCCGCGGCGCAGAATATCTCCGAGTTTCTTAAGCAGCCGTCATTTAACGATTCTACTGTATTCGGATATACCGATACACGGCTTATTATTGAACAGCCGTTCCTTTTCGGCCGCCCGATAAATACTAAGTTCGAATCCTATTTTACTTTGCAGAAAAGAAAGAATGAATACAACTCTACTTTATACGGAGCCAAGCTAAGCTTCGATATCGAAATGCCGCAGTTTACTTATCTTAATTCACTTTCGACCTATTTCAATATTGAAAGAGCTGAGTACACATATAAAAGGGATTATCTTATCGACCTCCTGAGTATCTATTTCCAACGGACAGAAGAAATTGCCGGGGACAAAGAACTTGCCGATTCTCTTGCAACAGATTTTGTGGATGCAGATCTGGGAGGACAGCTTATTTCAAAAAGCACCAACGCATTGCTCGGAATTGTTATGGGTGCAAACAAAACCGATGATGTTTTTTTTCCGACTTCCGGTTATTCTCTTTCCTTGCTGATAGAAGAAGCCAATTCTATCCCTTATCTTTTCAGCAATATTTTCGGTTCGGATTTCGAAAGACCGCTCTATTTCAAATTACTTGCTTCGGCTTCTGTTTTTCTTCCTTTCTATTCTTCGAATACAAATTCATTCGGTCTCAAATTCAAAGCCGGACAGATTTTTAATTATAAAGGTGATAAGGCGGATATATCTCTTAACCAGCGTTTTTATGCAGGTGGAAGCAACTCGGTCAGAGGCTGGAGTACACGACAACTTGTGCCTCTCGAACCTCTGCTGAATCTTGAAAATCCGTCGCAGGAGGACCTCGAAGCCGTACTTTCTAAAGGTGCCGCAACCGGCGGTTTTTTTATCTTCGAAGGTTCAATCGAAACACGTAACCGGCTTTTCGGAAAATTCGGCACCGCATTGTTTATCGATTACGGTAATACCTGGAATGACTATAGAGAATTCCGTCCCGATCAGATCGCTGTTGCTGGCGGTTTCGGTATCAGGTATTACTCCGACTTTGCTCCGATCCGGCTCGATTTCGGAATTAAATTGTACGATCCTGCAGATAAGCGAAGTATTTCCTCTAAACAGTTCTGGAAGGATCTTGTCCAGTTTCATATTGGAATAGGCGAAGCATTCTGA
- a CDS encoding L,D-transpeptidase: MTRIENLKIVVDRSSYLVQIYSGNVFIKSYKAVFGKNLNKIKTSGDDLVTPIGDYKVCSIDTMHKYHKFFQLSYPNENDAAEALKRGYINQDEFEVILISSKKNECPPPETRLGSNIGIHGIGEFDLIFRNLPFVFNWTNGSVAISNRNIDELASIVKIGTQVKITY; the protein is encoded by the coding sequence GTGACTCGAATTGAAAATCTTAAAATTGTTGTTGACCGAAGCAGCTATCTGGTCCAGATCTATTCGGGTAATGTTTTTATAAAATCTTACAAAGCAGTATTCGGTAAGAATCTGAATAAAATAAAAACTTCTGGAGATGATCTCGTTACACCGATCGGGGATTATAAAGTCTGCTCAATCGATACGATGCATAAATATCATAAGTTCTTTCAGCTAAGTTATCCGAATGAGAATGATGCGGCCGAAGCATTAAAAAGAGGATACATAAATCAGGATGAGTTTGAAGTGATTCTTATTTCATCAAAGAAAAATGAATGTCCCCCGCCCGAAACCAGGCTTGGTTCCAATATCGGGATTCACGGGATAGGGGAATTTGATCTGATTTTCAGGAACCTTCCTTTTGTATTCAATTGGACTAACGGCTCGGTTGCCATTAGTAATAGAAATATTGATGAACTTGCTTCAATTGTAAAAATTGGTACTCAGGTTAAAATAACATATTGA